Sequence from the Candidatus Palauibacter scopulicola genome:
GAGCCGGCGGGCCGGCAGGCTCCGGAAGGGGGGCAGTCGGACGTGCCGCCGCGTGCGACTCTCCGCCTCCAGCGTCGTGAGATGGCGCGGATCGAGCGTGCGCTGGTACTCCCGGAGTGTGAACGTGAGCTCGCCCCGGCCCTCCGCCCACACCGCGGTCTCGAGCGCCTTGCGCGCCTCCTCCCAGACCGTGGCGAGGGCGGCCCCCTCGCTCGGATCGTCCAGGCAGGATCCGGTGACCTCGACGCGGAGGTCGCCGAGCCGGACGGGATCCGGCGGGACTTCCACCGTGACCGCGAGCGGATGCCCGGCCGTCACCTCGTAGGGCTCCGTGATCCAGTTCGCGTATCCGATACGCTCGACGCGGATCCGATACCGGCCGGGACCGGGCGCCGTGAACGAGAAGATCCCATCGGCCGCCGTGAAGTCGGCTTCCACGGCCTCGCCCTCGCGGTCCAGCAGGCTGATGAAGCCGCCCGCGATGGGTCGGCCGCCATCAGTCTCCCGCACGGTTCCGCTGATCCGCTGTGCCGCGGCCGGCGCCGCCACCCCGGCAGAGAGCGCAGCCACCGCGAGCCCGACGAATAGGCGACGACTCATGCGGTCCCGCGCATCAGTCGGCGAGGCGCAGCGCCACCAGGGTGTTGGGAGCCTGGATCACGACGTGCTGCCTGCCTTCGTGCATGTAGGTCATCATCCCGTACCGCGGCAGCGCCGGAAGCTCGACGCGGCCGAGTCGCTCGCCCGTCGCCTTGTCCACGGCGAACAGGTAGGAGGTCCCATCGCTCCCCTCCCCCGTGTACATGAGCAGGGTGCTCGTGACGATCTGCGCCGCCTGCCGCCCCGTGCCCGTATTCGGGATGTCCATGCCCTGGAGCGCGTCGTGCTCGAGCACGCTGTTCGGCGTGTCTCCCACCGGGATCCACCACAGGTGTTCGCCCGTGTTCATGTCGATCGCCGTGATCCGGCTGTACGGGGGCTTGAAGAGCGGCAGCCCCTGCACCCGCCGAACCCCCGCGAACCCGCCGACCGCGAACTTCGTGATCGTCGTCCCCGTCTGCGCAGGCTCCCGGGCGTCACGCTCCTCACCCGGCACCATGATCCGCGACCCGCACCCTTTCTGCGACGTCACGTAGAGGATGCCCGTCTCCGGATCCGCCGCCGGCGTCCCGTCGATGTTCGTGCCGCCCACGTCTCCCGGACACCACATCGACGCCATCTTGCCGAGATCGTTGTCCCGGTGCAGCGGCGGCGTGAACAGCGGCCCGATCACATAGTCGTCGAGCGCCTCGATCGCGGCTTCCCGCAGTTCCGGCGTGAAGTCGATCAGGTCGTCGTGCGTCAGCCCCTGCATGTCGTACGGCGCCGGCCAGGTCGGGAACGGCTGCGTCGGCGAGAGCGCCTCGCCCGGCATGAGACCCTCCGGCACCGGCCGCTCCTCGATGGGCCAGATCGGCTCGCCCGTCTCCCGGTTGAACGTGTACGCGAAGGCCTGCTTCGTGACCTGTACGACCGCTGGAATGTCCTCGCCATCGACGGTCACGTCCATCAGCACGGGGATCTGCGGCGTGTCGTAATTCCATATGTCGTGGTGCACGAGCTGATAGTGCCAAACCCGTTCTCCCGTCTGCACATCGAGCGCGATCAAGCTTGTGGAGAACAGGTTGTCTCCCGGCCGGAAGCCGCCCCAGAAGTCCATCGTGGCCCCGTTGGTCGGGATGTAGACGATGCCCCGCTCCTGGTCCGCGGAGAGCGGCGCCCACGAGGAGATGTCGCCGGTCCATTCCCAGGCGTCGTTTTCCCAGGTCTCGTGTCCGAACTCGCCCGGGCCGGGGAGGACGTTGAACTTCCACATGAAGTCGCCCGTGCGAGCGTCGTAGCCGAGGATGTCGCCCGGCACGTTCTCGCGCCGTGACTGGTTGTAGCCCTGCTCGGCGGAGTTCCCGACCACGATCACGCCGTTGACGACGATCGGGGGCGACGAACTCGTGATGTAGCCGGTCTCGAGCGGGATGCCGTGGTACGGGTCGAACTCGTGCCCCAGCCCCGCGAGCAGGTCGACGACCCCCGACTCGGGGAAGCCCGGGACGCTGACGGGCCCGCCGAAGCCCTCCACGTGCTCGCCCGTGTCGGCCCACAGCGCGTGCAGGAAGAAGGCCGGGCTCACCATGTAGACGACCGCGCGACCGTCGATCTCCCCGTACGCGACGCCCTTCCCGTGGTTCTTCCGCATCGAGTATTCCCAGCGGAAGGTTTCGGGCTCGACGTACTCCCAGATCTTCTCCCCGGTGCCCGCGTCGATCGCGTACGTGTGCCGCTTCTCGCCCGCCACGGAGATCAGCATCCCGTCGACGTAGATCGGCGTGGCGCGCGCGTTCACGGCCGGGTAGTCCGACCCGTCCCAGATCCACGCGATCCCGAGATCCCCGAAGTTCTCCGCGTCGATCTGGTCGAGAGAGGAGTAGCGCTGGCCCATGTCGTTGCCGGCGATGTTCTTCCACTCGGCGCCGTTCGCGGCGCTTCCGCCGCCTTCCGCGCACCCCGCGACGGCGACGCCGAGCGCGAGGAGGAGGGAGGTGAAGCGGAACGTGGACGGCGGCGCCTGGGATGTTGAGCGCGCTCTGCTCATCGAAACCTCTCAATAGGAGTAGGACCGTCGACTGGCGACGCGGCCGTTTACGGGCGGCGGCACACGAGTGGTGAACCTGAGCCGCACCCGATCCGGCGGTCAAGCGAGCAAAGACAAGCCCTCCCCGGGAGTCGCTGCGGGGAGGGCTTGCCGAACTTCAGCGAACGGCTGAGCCGCGTCAGCCGTCGCCGTGATGGTGCCTAGTGCTCGTGCACGTGCACGTGGAGGGGCGCGGTGACGAAGTCGGCGTGTCCCGACCCGACCGCGCCGTGCATGAGGCTGAAGGTCAGTTCGGTGTCGCCCTCCGCCACGCCGTGCAGGTGTCCCCCGAACTCGCCGGGCGTGTCCTGCTCGAACTCGGCGATCGATTCGTTCGCGACGTCCACCCGCAGGTAGAAGTCACTGCCGAGCGTCACTGCGTGCCCGTCGTGGTCTGTGAACTGCACGTTGATGTGGGCGGTTTCCTCGCCCGGCTCGACCTCGAGTTCTCCGGTCCACGCTCCATCGTGTCCGTCATAGGACGCGACGGTCTGGCCGCTCAGCGACAGGGTCACGCCCTCGACTTCCTCGGCGTGATCTTCGTGATCGGGCTCCATGGGGCCATCGTCGCCGCAGGCGGCAAGGACCAGCAGTCCCGCGGTCGCCAGGGCGAGTGACAGTTTCGGCTGATAGTGTCTCATTCTCTTCACCTCGTTGTGTTGATGTTCCGTTCGCTCCCGTCACGAGGCAGTTCCGCGTTCGGCGCGGATGGCTCGCGCTAGAAGACGACGCGATAGGCCACGGTGATGGATCTCCCGGCTTCGGGCATGATCTCCTTCACGCGCGACAAGTGGTTTCTGTACACGGTGTTTCCAAGGTTCTCTCCCCGTACGGTGATCACGTTCAGCCGCCCCAGGACCGTGATCCGCAGTCCGGCGGAGAGGTCGAAAACGGCATACCCATCGGTTGCGGTCTCGAAGGCCCCCGTCCGATCCTGGCGAGCCGCGACCCGCGTTTCGGCTTCGACGAACCAGTTGCGAGGCGCGTAACCGACGGCGAAGCGCGCCTGCAGCGGCGGGATCAGCGGAAGCGGTTCCTCCGTCGCTTCGATCCTGGCCTGCACATACGAAGCCACGGCCTCCACGGTCAGATCGCCGACCGGCGCCCACTCGAGCGCACTTTCGAATCCCGTCAGCACCGCGTCTTCCCCCTGGAACTGGAAGATCGGCAGGCGCACCCGGCTCAGCTCGCCCGTTTCGAGCGGGAAGACGTAATCCGCGATCGCGTTGCGGAACCACGTCATCTCGGCGTTCAGCCGGTTTCCCGCAACGCGGGCGAACAGGTCGATCCCGATCCCGCGCTCCGTCTCGAGCGACGGGTTCCCCACCTCGAAGGCGTAGGCCGCCAGGTGGGGACCCTCCGAAAAAAGTTCGTTGACGCTCGGCGTACGGAAGGCCCGCGCGACGGAAGCGCCAACCGTGAAGTTCGGCGTGAGTTGCGCCAGGGCCCCCAGGGACCCGGATGCCGCACCGAACGACCTCTCCCGGATGTGGCCGATGTCGGACACCGGATCCTCCCGGTCGGGCCGCACGCGTACCCAGTCGTAGCGCAGGCCCGCTTCCAGGCGTATCGGATTCAGATCGACCTCCTCCAGCGCGAACACGGCGAGCGAGGTCTGCGTGGAGTTCGGCGTGAAGAGGCTGCCTCCGAAGCCGAAGTCCTCCCAGGAAGCCCGCGTCCCCAGCGCCCCCGAGGAGAAAGGGCCCCAGCCGCCGTGACGGGCGAGAACGTCACCGCTCACCGTCTGGCGCTTGAAGAGCGTGCCCAGGATGTCGGGAGGCTCGATCTCCCGGTGCTCGTACCACGTGTGTCCCGCATCGACCTCGATGCTCTCTACGATCCCCCGCGGCCGGAGCACGCTGCGCAGCCGGGTCGCGGTCCGCTCCATCTCGACGCGGACTCCCGCCTCGTGACCCCCGACGAACCCTCCGGGGATGCCGTAGTCGTTGCCGTAGTAGCGGAAGGTCCCGCCGGCATGGCCCCAATCGTCCACCCAGGAGGCGCCTCCGGAAACCTCCCGAATATCTGTGCTCGTGTTCCGGAGGGGTCCGACCGGCGTCTCCAGGTCGCCGCTGCTGCGGAGCCCGAGTTCCAGCCGCACGGGAATATGGTCCGTCACTCCATACGTGAGATTCAGGCTCCCGCTCGCCGCGTTGCTGACGCTCTGTCCCTGCAGGGTGAACGCGCCCGTGAGGTGGTGCGGCACGGAGGAGGGCACGTCATCGCGGACGACGTTGATGACGCCCCCCAGCGCGTTGCTGCCGTAGAGAATCGCACCCGGCCCCCGGATCACCTCGACGCGGCGCGCAGACGATGGATCGATCGCCGTGGCGTGGTCGGGGCCGCTCGCAAACTCGTCGCCGACCCGTTCCCCGTCCTCGAGCATCAGTATGCGGTCGCCGCTGAGGCCTCGGATCACGGGGTGTACCGAACTGGGCCCCATACTGCTCACCGCCAGTCCCGGCTCGGAGGCCAGCGTTTCCGCCAGGGTTCCCGCCAGACGACGCTGCAGATCCTCCCCCGCGAAGACGCTGGTCGGGCGCAGCACCTCGTTCGCCGCGCGGGCCACGACGGACCCGGTGACCACGAGATCCGGCAGGGCGATGGGATGGGCTTCCATCTCCACCACCACGACCTCCTCCAGCGACGCGTCAACCTCCAGCGAGACCGTGCGGTAGCCCAGGCGTTCGACCCGCAGCGTGTAAATGCGCGGGCCCGGCACCGGGATATGGAACATGCCGTCGCCGTGCGAGACCGCTGTCCGATCCGACGCAGGGATGGAGACCAGGGCGCCGGCGAGAGGCTCGTCGGAGTCGGCATCGCGCACGACGCCCTCGATCTCGCCCGCATGCTCAACCTGCGCGGACGAATCGGCGGCTCCAACAGCCATTCCCAGTACGGCCGTGATGAGACCGGCCAGACGCCTGATCACCATGGACTGCCTTCTTCGAGATGCGCCAGCGACCGCTCCTGCTCGAGAGGGCGCCGCGCACCG
This genomic interval carries:
- a CDS encoding TonB-dependent receptor gives rise to the protein MVIRRLAGLITAVLGMAVGAADSSAQVEHAGEIEGVVRDADSDEPLAGALVSIPASDRTAVSHGDGMFHIPVPGPRIYTLRVERLGYRTVSLEVDASLEEVVVVEMEAHPIALPDLVVTGSVVARAANEVLRPTSVFAGEDLQRRLAGTLAETLASEPGLAVSSMGPSSVHPVIRGLSGDRILMLEDGERVGDEFASGPDHATAIDPSSARRVEVIRGPGAILYGSNALGGVINVVRDDVPSSVPHHLTGAFTLQGQSVSNAASGSLNLTYGVTDHIPVRLELGLRSSGDLETPVGPLRNTSTDIREVSGGASWVDDWGHAGGTFRYYGNDYGIPGGFVGGHEAGVRVEMERTATRLRSVLRPRGIVESIEVDAGHTWYEHREIEPPDILGTLFKRQTVSGDVLARHGGWGPFSSGALGTRASWEDFGFGGSLFTPNSTQTSLAVFALEEVDLNPIRLEAGLRYDWVRVRPDREDPVSDIGHIRERSFGAASGSLGALAQLTPNFTVGASVARAFRTPSVNELFSEGPHLAAYAFEVGNPSLETERGIGIDLFARVAGNRLNAEMTWFRNAIADYVFPLETGELSRVRLPIFQFQGEDAVLTGFESALEWAPVGDLTVEAVASYVQARIEATEEPLPLIPPLQARFAVGYAPRNWFVEAETRVAARQDRTGAFETATDGYAVFDLSAGLRITVLGRLNVITVRGENLGNTVYRNHLSRVKEIMPEAGRSITVAYRVVF